Proteins from a genomic interval of Sphingobacterium lactis:
- the dnaG gene encoding DNA primase, producing the protein MIKKETIEKVLDAARIEEVVGDFVDLKKRGTSLIGNCPFHNEKTPSFHVSVSKGIYKCFGCGAGGDSLKFVMEHEKYAYPEAIRYLANKYNIPIEEVQRSPAELAAQDRRESLYVLNQWAGKYFKHTLWETDLGQSIGLSYFRERGYRDETIKKFELGYSPEAWTSLVDAAQQDGYAKEFLVELGLAVERDDKSLYDRFRGRVIFPIHNLTGRVIGFGGRTLKTDKNVPKYVNSPESEIYHKSNVLYGLHLAKKAISDNDLVYLVEGYADVLSCHQAGAENVVSSSGTSLTTGQIKLISRYTKNVVILYDGDEAGIKASLRGTDMLLEEGLNVKVMLFPDGNDPDSYIQKFGASAFKDYLSKHQEDFVFYKTNILLRDAKDDPIKRAEVIREVVNSIALIPDEIKVSVYLRQCSSLLDIEERVLLSELNKIRLDKAKAKDRKAAAQAAPEGMPPDFGGDDFIPAELLAAMQAEGIALPEPPKQITPDILMERELVRVILNYGRELVSWEGDGDIPVAPYLLASMDDVEFEDKPSKIIIDEFKRQAENYEVPEAKSFFTHENEEVSKLAVDCIATRYEISPNWNDDKRKIFVPEEKDQLKDLVNQLIFRVKKSKIERQMFQLREELKTVTDPDDMQMLLAKYQKLKEGEKLLGDLLGNIIIK; encoded by the coding sequence ATGATCAAGAAGGAAACGATAGAAAAGGTATTGGATGCCGCTCGGATAGAGGAGGTTGTTGGGGATTTTGTGGACCTTAAGAAACGAGGGACCTCTCTGATCGGTAATTGCCCTTTCCACAATGAAAAGACGCCATCTTTTCACGTTTCTGTATCCAAGGGCATCTACAAATGCTTTGGTTGTGGTGCGGGTGGAGATTCGTTGAAGTTCGTGATGGAGCATGAAAAATATGCCTATCCTGAAGCCATCCGTTATTTGGCGAATAAATACAACATCCCGATTGAGGAAGTGCAGCGCAGCCCTGCTGAGCTGGCCGCTCAGGACCGCCGGGAGAGCCTGTATGTGTTGAATCAATGGGCAGGCAAGTACTTCAAGCATACTTTATGGGAGACGGATCTTGGGCAGAGCATTGGCCTGAGCTATTTCCGCGAGCGGGGATACCGCGATGAGACGATCAAGAAATTCGAATTGGGCTATTCTCCGGAAGCGTGGACCAGTTTGGTTGATGCCGCGCAACAGGATGGCTATGCCAAGGAGTTCCTGGTGGAGCTTGGCTTGGCTGTCGAGCGCGATGACAAATCCCTCTATGACCGCTTTCGTGGCCGCGTTATTTTTCCCATTCACAACCTGACGGGCCGCGTCATCGGTTTCGGTGGCCGGACCCTGAAGACCGATAAGAATGTACCGAAATATGTGAACTCACCGGAGAGTGAGATCTACCATAAATCCAATGTGCTATACGGCCTACATTTGGCCAAAAAAGCAATCTCAGATAATGACCTGGTCTACCTCGTTGAAGGATATGCGGATGTGCTGTCCTGTCATCAGGCAGGTGCCGAGAACGTTGTTTCGTCTTCGGGAACATCCCTGACCACAGGACAGATCAAATTGATTTCCCGGTATACCAAAAATGTGGTTATCCTTTATGATGGGGATGAGGCAGGTATAAAGGCTTCCCTACGGGGTACGGATATGTTACTGGAGGAGGGATTGAATGTAAAGGTTATGCTGTTCCCGGATGGCAATGACCCCGATTCCTACATCCAGAAATTCGGTGCTTCAGCATTCAAGGATTACCTGAGTAAGCACCAGGAAGATTTCGTATTCTACAAGACCAATATCCTGCTGCGCGATGCGAAGGACGACCCGATCAAACGCGCCGAGGTCATTCGGGAAGTGGTGAACAGTATTGCGCTCATTCCGGATGAGATCAAGGTATCGGTCTATCTTCGTCAATGCAGTAGTCTTTTGGATATCGAAGAGCGTGTACTGCTTTCGGAATTGAATAAGATCCGGTTGGATAAGGCGAAAGCCAAGGACCGGAAGGCGGCAGCACAAGCTGCACCGGAAGGCATGCCTCCTGATTTTGGTGGCGATGACTTTATTCCTGCGGAGCTGTTGGCAGCTATGCAGGCAGAGGGCATTGCACTGCCAGAGCCACCAAAACAGATCACTCCGGATATCCTGATGGAGCGGGAGCTGGTGCGCGTAATCCTGAATTATGGACGCGAGCTGGTTTCCTGGGAAGGTGATGGGGATATCCCCGTTGCGCCCTATCTGTTGGCGAGCATGGATGATGTCGAGTTTGAGGATAAACCCAGTAAGATCATCATCGATGAGTTCAAGCGGCAAGCGGAGAACTATGAAGTGCCTGAAGCGAAGTCTTTCTTTACGCACGAAAATGAGGAGGTCTCCAAATTGGCAGTCGATTGCATTGCTACGCGTTATGAGATCAGTCCGAACTGGAATGATGACAAGCGGAAGATATTTGTTCCGGAGGAAAAGGATCAATTGAAAGATCTGGTGAACCAATTGATCTTCCGGGTAAAGAAAAGCAAGATCGAACGGCAGATGTTCCAGTTACGTGAGGAGCTAAAGACGGTAACAGATCCCGATGATATGCAGATGCTCCTAGCCAAATACCAGAAGTTGAAAGAAGGGGAGAAGCTATTGGGCGATCTACTGGGCAATATCATCATTAAATAA
- a CDS encoding GumC family protein, producing the protein MDNYSPSKPNSEEQDINLKQVFEQYAYYWKWFLASVLICLFCAFIYLRYADKIYNITAKILLQDENKAAGELAALAELGNLSGSSPASAFVLDQIDVMKSRRIFRKVVEINRLNIYYQNKGNVKTSDLTEQQSPIRVVLLEPNHPRLDSVRYSFNIKKSGNTFVINDDRNNNFDYALGKKINTPLGPIMLLPQAGKVFDSEMVITYLPENVTVDNLLKIIQISPNKEKSSYVVNFSMNSGNISKAELILNSLIEQYNKDVTEDKTRLSRATTQFIDSRLELISKNLSSADSKVAEYKDRNNLIDMSSEAQLYMQNATENERKLVEYQTQVRIADMLGGVVNSNAGNLLPSNIGLNDPSIQNALKSYNDLVLERDDLLKSATPDNPVVQNLTKNINDLGQNLKNSLNNYRQSLQSNVNSLQSQKNKFEGKLNQLPNQERGFKDISREQQIVESLYLFLLQKREETEIQASATPAIMKVIDEAYGASSPVAPRKAIIAFGALLAGILLPLGILYLKFLMDNKVHSRKDVEEKFNAPILGEIPSSDDPIVKDNDRSSLAEAFRILRTNISFMLGAKKDSAVIFVTSTTSGEGKSFVSTNMSRILAMSGKKVLLIGADIRSPKVLDYLGLSHLQHTNIGITQYLINPDMPVDNIIIRKPAPYDFDIIYSGYIAPNPAELLMNGHFKEVIDYGRENYDYVIVDTAPVSLVTDTLLISEFADLTVYVARANYLDKRLLNVPKELYEDGKLKNMAVVLNDVDFARGYGYGYGYGYGYGYVDSSSVSIRAKLKKQFKKLFNKK; encoded by the coding sequence ATGGACAACTATTCACCTTCTAAACCTAATAGTGAAGAACAAGATATAAATCTTAAACAAGTTTTTGAACAGTATGCTTATTATTGGAAGTGGTTTTTAGCCTCAGTATTAATTTGCTTATTTTGTGCATTTATCTATTTAAGATATGCTGATAAAATCTATAATATAACAGCCAAAATTCTCCTTCAGGATGAAAATAAAGCTGCTGGAGAATTAGCTGCACTAGCAGAGTTGGGAAATCTATCAGGATCTAGCCCGGCATCTGCATTTGTATTGGATCAAATAGATGTAATGAAATCTCGACGGATTTTTCGCAAAGTGGTTGAGATTAATAGACTTAACATTTATTATCAGAATAAAGGAAATGTTAAAACTTCAGATTTAACGGAACAGCAATCACCCATTAGAGTTGTTTTATTAGAGCCTAACCATCCGCGTTTGGACTCTGTTCGATATAGTTTTAACATTAAAAAATCAGGAAACACATTTGTTATTAATGATGATCGAAATAATAATTTTGATTATGCATTGGGTAAAAAAATTAATACACCATTAGGGCCAATTATGCTTCTGCCCCAAGCAGGCAAAGTTTTTGATTCGGAAATGGTGATTACTTATTTGCCAGAAAATGTAACTGTTGACAATCTTTTAAAAATTATTCAAATTTCCCCTAACAAAGAAAAATCTTCCTATGTTGTGAATTTTTCAATGAATTCTGGAAATATTTCTAAGGCGGAACTGATATTAAATTCATTAATTGAGCAATATAACAAAGACGTAACAGAGGATAAAACAAGGTTAAGTCGGGCAACTACTCAATTTATTGATTCAAGATTAGAGTTAATTTCAAAAAACCTATCTAGTGCAGATTCAAAAGTTGCTGAATATAAGGATAGAAATAATTTGATTGATATGTCTTCTGAAGCGCAGTTGTATATGCAGAATGCAACTGAAAATGAGCGAAAATTAGTCGAATATCAAACACAAGTGCGAATTGCTGATATGTTGGGAGGAGTGGTTAATTCTAATGCAGGAAATTTATTGCCTAGCAATATTGGATTAAATGACCCTTCTATCCAAAATGCGCTAAAAAGCTATAATGACCTTGTATTAGAAAGAGATGACCTATTGAAGTCTGCAACGCCAGACAACCCCGTTGTACAAAACTTGACTAAGAATATCAATGATTTGGGGCAGAATTTGAAAAACTCGCTGAATAACTATAGGCAATCTCTACAGAGCAATGTTAATTCCCTACAAAGCCAGAAAAATAAATTTGAGGGTAAACTAAATCAGTTGCCTAATCAAGAGCGAGGGTTTAAAGATATTTCAAGGGAACAACAAATTGTTGAATCTTTATATTTGTTCTTGCTTCAAAAGCGAGAAGAAACAGAAATTCAAGCTTCTGCTACTCCAGCGATCATGAAAGTAATTGATGAAGCTTATGGAGCAAGCAGTCCAGTCGCTCCAAGAAAAGCTATTATTGCTTTTGGAGCTCTTTTAGCTGGGATACTATTGCCGTTGGGAATTTTGTATCTTAAATTTCTTATGGATAACAAGGTGCATTCTAGAAAAGATGTTGAAGAAAAATTCAATGCACCAATTCTTGGGGAGATCCCATCATCTGATGACCCTATTGTTAAGGATAATGATCGATCGTCCCTTGCAGAGGCATTCCGTATCCTTCGGACGAATATCTCCTTTATGTTGGGTGCTAAAAAGGATTCCGCGGTAATCTTCGTGACTTCCACGACATCCGGCGAGGGTAAATCATTCGTGTCTACCAATATGTCCCGTATTCTGGCCATGTCTGGAAAGAAAGTATTGTTGATCGGTGCGGATATACGTTCACCAAAAGTTTTGGACTACTTGGGACTATCGCATTTACAGCACACGAATATCGGTATCACGCAATACTTGATCAATCCGGATATGCCAGTGGATAATATTATTATCCGCAAACCAGCACCTTATGATTTTGATATTATCTATTCAGGTTATATTGCGCCAAATCCAGCGGAGTTATTGATGAATGGTCACTTTAAGGAAGTAATCGACTACGGTCGTGAAAACTACGATTATGTCATTGTAGATACTGCTCCTGTTAGTTTGGTTACGGATACATTATTGATTTCGGAGTTTGCGGATCTGACGGTTTATGTCGCTCGTGCGAACTACCTAGATAAGCGTCTATTGAACGTACCGAAAGAACTTTACGAAGATGGCAAGTTGAAAAACATGGCTGTCGTACTGAATGACGTGGATTTCGCGAGAGGTTATGGATATGGTTATGGATACGGCTACGGTTATGGCTACGTCGATTCCAGTTCGGTTTCCATTCGAGCGAAACTCAAAAAACAATTCAAGAAATTATTCAATAAAAAATAG
- a CDS encoding YraN family protein, translated as MENRKIRGQKGEEMAVLFLKRIGFQIIALNWRCKNLEVDIIAMDVGMLVFVEVKYRSSGNYGDHRNQISTQKMHALFRAAQAYLEESAYQVEIRFDVVCFVDNKLNYIKDAFWKY; from the coding sequence ATGGAAAACCGCAAGATCCGTGGCCAGAAAGGTGAGGAGATGGCGGTTTTGTTCTTAAAAAGAATCGGATTTCAAATAATTGCATTAAATTGGCGTTGTAAAAACTTGGAGGTCGATATCATTGCGATGGATGTGGGGATGCTGGTTTTTGTGGAGGTGAAGTACCGCAGTTCGGGCAATTATGGCGACCACCGGAACCAGATCAGCACACAGAAGATGCATGCACTCTTCCGTGCCGCGCAGGCCTATCTCGAGGAGTCCGCTTACCAAGTTGAGATTAGATTTGATGTGGTCTGTTTTGTGGACAACAAATTGAATTATATAAAAGATGCATTCTGGAAATATTAA
- a CDS encoding polysaccharide biosynthesis protein, whose translation MDIAGLRKYFRKDSPRWVILLIDVLIVVFCYYLSNFVINSFKGRFGVELMVKKSFVVSLAYLISFLYFRTYKGIVRQTGFRDAWGIFKAVFVAFAGLMLISFIIRLNFSQTSEMGQFFRLSYAVLFTHAFFTTVCLVAARVFYRTLYESFFFSGREVENVMIFGAGNMGMTTLNLLRNDSRRKRKILAFADDNPNRIGKMINGYKIIGIDQLTAEFVERLKIDSIIIALDDNNKDRLSKISAQIEPLPVKLKIMPTSAKLMSGKVATRQLRTLKIDDLLGREAIKLENPVIHEMMREKVILVTGGAGSIGSELVRQISFTDFDKLIIIDQAESALYDIQQELKGNCHGDTLFMVGNVRDRAFMDSVFDQYRPQIVFHAAAYKHVPLMEQNPYESILTNVWGSKNLADMADKYGVEKFVMVSTDKAVNPTNVMGATKRVAEIYVSGLNRNSKTNFIVTRFGNVLGSNGSVIPLFEKQLKRGGPLTVTHPDITRYFMTIPEACQLVQEAAVMGQGGEIYVFDMGKPVKIMDLAIRMIRLKGFNYPEDIGIEVTGLRPGEKIYEELLADNENTTKTHHEKIMIARVNTDDVDAKRAKIEHLCQQVVVQGADHNPMVLVELIKEIVPEYISQNSVFTQLDKTAV comes from the coding sequence ATGGATATAGCTGGTTTGAGAAAATATTTTCGAAAGGATAGCCCACGTTGGGTTATACTTTTGATAGATGTGTTGATTGTTGTATTCTGTTACTACTTATCCAATTTTGTCATCAATAGTTTCAAGGGGCGTTTCGGTGTTGAATTGATGGTCAAGAAATCCTTTGTAGTATCGTTGGCCTACCTGATTTCCTTTCTGTATTTCCGAACTTATAAAGGCATTGTTCGTCAGACCGGATTCCGTGATGCCTGGGGTATTTTCAAGGCTGTTTTTGTGGCCTTCGCTGGCTTAATGCTGATTTCCTTTATAATCCGTTTGAATTTCAGTCAGACCTCGGAGATGGGCCAGTTTTTCCGTTTATCATACGCCGTATTGTTTACGCACGCATTTTTTACTACGGTGTGTTTGGTTGCCGCTCGGGTATTTTACCGGACTCTATACGAAAGCTTTTTCTTTAGTGGACGTGAGGTGGAGAATGTGATGATCTTTGGTGCTGGAAATATGGGAATGACCACCCTGAACCTGTTACGTAACGACTCACGTCGTAAGCGGAAGATCCTTGCCTTTGCGGATGATAACCCCAATCGGATCGGGAAGATGATCAATGGCTATAAGATCATAGGGATAGACCAGTTGACTGCTGAATTCGTTGAACGATTAAAAATTGATTCCATCATCATCGCTTTGGATGATAACAATAAAGACCGACTGTCAAAGATCTCTGCGCAGATCGAACCCTTGCCGGTCAAATTAAAGATAATGCCTACCTCTGCCAAATTAATGAGCGGTAAGGTGGCGACACGGCAACTACGGACCCTTAAGATCGACGATCTTTTGGGAAGGGAGGCCATTAAGCTGGAAAATCCGGTGATCCATGAGATGATGCGTGAAAAAGTCATCTTGGTGACGGGTGGTGCAGGTTCGATCGGTTCGGAGTTGGTCCGTCAGATTAGTTTTACTGATTTCGACAAGCTGATCATTATTGATCAAGCCGAATCGGCACTCTATGATATCCAGCAGGAACTGAAAGGCAATTGCCATGGCGATACGCTGTTCATGGTCGGTAACGTCCGTGACCGAGCATTTATGGATTCCGTATTTGACCAGTACCGTCCGCAGATCGTTTTCCATGCCGCAGCCTACAAGCACGTGCCATTGATGGAGCAGAATCCGTACGAATCGATCCTGACGAATGTGTGGGGTTCGAAGAACCTTGCGGATATGGCAGATAAATATGGTGTCGAGAAATTTGTGATGGTATCGACAGATAAAGCGGTGAACCCGACAAACGTCATGGGAGCAACGAAGCGTGTCGCTGAAATCTATGTATCCGGCCTGAACCGGAACAGCAAGACGAACTTTATCGTCACCCGCTTTGGGAATGTGCTCGGTTCCAACGGTTCGGTTATTCCACTTTTTGAGAAACAATTGAAACGCGGTGGACCATTAACGGTAACACACCCAGATATTACACGTTACTTTATGACCATTCCAGAGGCCTGTCAATTGGTACAGGAAGCTGCAGTAATGGGTCAGGGCGGTGAGATCTACGTCTTTGACATGGGTAAACCAGTTAAGATCATGGATCTGGCGATCCGCATGATCCGTTTGAAAGGATTCAATTATCCGGAAGATATCGGCATTGAAGTAACGGGACTTCGTCCAGGTGAAAAGATCTATGAAGAGCTTTTAGCCGATAACGAAAACACAACAAAGACGCACCATGAGAAAATCATGATTGCGCGCGTCAATACCGATGATGTTGATGCCAAGCGCGCGAAGATAGAGCACTTGTGCCAACAGGTTGTTGTGCAAGGGGCAGACCATAATCCTATGGTATTGGTGGAATTGATCAAGGAAATTGTTCCTGAATATATTTCCCAGAACTCCGTGTTTACCCAATTGGATAAAACGGCGGTTTAA
- a CDS encoding response regulator encodes MYKQNHSIAIVDDHSLILQGLMSLLSRIPKYEVLATFTRGNDLLTFLEKEPIDIVLLDISLPDINGIDLCLEIKRIAPQVIILGLSNHTERSVILQLMQNGASGYLLKNIDIVELESCLDEAINKQMVFSNAVKEIIANPISSDLPLLPKLTKRETEILKLIASGKTSVQIGEELFLSPLTIETHRKRMMSKFKTKNMMSLIKIASDNKLI; translated from the coding sequence ATGTACAAGCAGAACCATAGCATCGCTATTGTGGATGATCATTCCCTTATTTTGCAGGGATTGATGAGCCTGCTCAGCAGGATCCCCAAGTACGAGGTCCTTGCGACCTTTACCCGTGGAAACGATCTGCTGACTTTCCTGGAGAAGGAACCCATTGACATCGTGCTTCTCGACATTTCCCTTCCGGATATCAACGGCATCGACCTGTGCCTGGAGATCAAACGCATTGCCCCGCAGGTCATCATACTTGGCCTAAGCAACCATACAGAACGATCCGTTATCCTGCAATTGATGCAGAATGGCGCATCGGGTTACCTCTTGAAAAATATCGATATCGTAGAACTGGAATCCTGTCTTGACGAAGCCATCAACAAGCAGATGGTGTTCAGCAATGCCGTCAAGGAAATCATTGCCAACCCAATCAGCTCGGATCTGCCACTCTTACCAAAACTTACAAAACGGGAAACGGAAATTCTGAAACTGATTGCCTCGGGGAAGACTTCCGTCCAGATAGGTGAAGAATTGTTTTTGTCCCCGCTCACCATCGAAACCCACAGGAAAAGGATGATGAGCAAGTTCAAAACAAAGAATATGATGTCGCTGATCAAGATTGCCAGCGACAATAAGTTGATCTAG
- a CDS encoding polysaccharide biosynthesis/export family protein, with amino-acid sequence MGQNTFNLVFSILVLVMFLFSSCASRKDLVYFQPDSTSLHTAYELNAPKLQAGDILAISVTADDVRATVPFNQVSPYQGSSGAIQNTNPFIPTYAIDVNGDIDFPKIGKVRLAGKTRTQAMDFLKERIKPFIIDPGISMEIRNFRVTVLGEVKTPGTFSVNNDRITILEALGLAGDLTINGVRKNVMVVREQNGKKEEFRVDLTKRDALNSPVYYLAQNDVVYVEPNGARIQSSKYTQNTSIFVSIASVVITVISVLTRN; translated from the coding sequence ATGGGTCAAAATACTTTCAATTTAGTTTTTTCTATTTTGGTGTTGGTCATGTTTTTATTCTCTTCATGTGCAAGTCGTAAAGATTTAGTCTATTTTCAACCTGATTCCACTTCTCTGCATACAGCATATGAATTGAATGCGCCAAAGTTACAAGCTGGAGATATTTTGGCAATCTCTGTTACTGCTGACGATGTAAGGGCTACCGTTCCATTTAATCAAGTATCTCCTTATCAAGGAAGTTCTGGAGCAATTCAGAATACCAACCCTTTTATCCCTACCTATGCTATCGATGTTAATGGGGATATAGATTTTCCCAAGATTGGGAAGGTCAGATTAGCTGGTAAAACTAGAACTCAGGCGATGGACTTTTTGAAAGAAAGAATAAAGCCATTTATTATCGATCCAGGCATCAGTATGGAAATACGAAACTTTAGGGTAACTGTACTCGGTGAGGTTAAAACTCCGGGAACATTTTCTGTAAATAATGACCGCATAACTATTTTGGAAGCTTTGGGGCTTGCAGGTGATTTGACTATCAATGGAGTTCGAAAAAACGTTATGGTAGTTCGGGAACAGAACGGTAAAAAGGAAGAATTTCGAGTGGATTTGACAAAAAGAGATGCATTAAATTCTCCGGTTTATTATTTGGCACAAAATGATGTTGTATATGTTGAACCAAATGGAGCTAGAATTCAATCATCTAAATACACGCAGAATACATCTATTTTTGTTTCCATTGCTAGTGTAGTAATTACCGTGATTTCAGTATTAACAAGAAATTAA
- a CDS encoding glutaminyl-peptide cyclotransferase yields the protein MNRRFKQAGIILAMLPILFVISCKTQKGKFEFVNPANESRILKGEKVALKLNFPQTEIDSVVYSVDGDIFERKTDTSSVVFNTDDFSYGNKRLSAKLYAQGKEDIAYSEITLVPPAPKPYAFEVVNTFPHDETAFTQGLYYDNGTLYESTGREGESTLRKVDLATGKVLQKIDLAANEFGEGMTIVGDKAYMLTWLNKKGYIYNKNTLQQVGSFDYQNSEKGWGLTHDGKRFIKSDGTNKLYFLDPVTLKETGSIAVFDDNGEVPNLNELEYVDGKVYANLYYGDRDEIAIINPETGLVEGKVNFVGLYDGKRAAVDNEFNGIAYKPDTKTFLVTGKLWNKLYEVRIKER from the coding sequence ATGAATAGAAGATTTAAACAGGCGGGCATTATCTTGGCGATGTTGCCCATTTTATTTGTCATCAGCTGTAAGACACAGAAAGGTAAGTTCGAATTCGTGAACCCTGCGAATGAAAGTCGCATCCTGAAGGGAGAGAAAGTAGCGCTGAAACTGAACTTTCCACAAACAGAAATTGACTCGGTCGTTTATTCCGTAGATGGAGATATCTTCGAACGGAAAACGGATACCTCGTCAGTGGTCTTCAATACCGATGACTTTAGTTATGGAAACAAGCGATTGAGCGCTAAACTCTACGCCCAGGGGAAAGAGGATATTGCTTATTCCGAGATCACCTTAGTGCCACCAGCACCAAAGCCATACGCCTTTGAAGTGGTAAACACTTTCCCGCATGATGAAACTGCCTTTACCCAAGGCTTATATTACGATAATGGTACCCTTTACGAATCCACGGGACGCGAAGGTGAATCGACCCTACGGAAGGTCGATCTGGCAACGGGCAAAGTCCTGCAGAAAATCGACTTGGCTGCCAATGAATTTGGCGAAGGCATGACCATTGTCGGAGATAAGGCTTATATGTTAACCTGGTTGAATAAAAAAGGATACATATACAACAAGAATACCTTGCAACAGGTGGGGTCTTTCGATTATCAGAACAGTGAAAAGGGATGGGGCCTGACCCACGATGGGAAGCGTTTCATTAAATCCGACGGCACCAATAAACTCTACTTCTTGGATCCGGTAACCTTGAAAGAAACAGGCTCGATTGCGGTATTCGACGATAATGGTGAAGTGCCAAACCTGAATGAATTGGAATATGTCGATGGAAAGGTGTATGCCAACCTATATTATGGTGACCGTGATGAGATCGCTATTATCAACCCGGAAACCGGGCTGGTAGAAGGTAAAGTTAATTTCGTGGGGCTGTATGACGGCAAGCGCGCGGCAGTTGACAATGAATTCAACGGCATTGCCTACAAGCCGGATACCAAAACTTTCTTGGTTACCGGAAAGCTTTGGAATAAGCTTTATGAAGTGCGCATCAAAGAACGCTAG
- a CDS encoding DegT/DnrJ/EryC1/StrS family aminotransferase: MSDKIWLSSPHMGGNELKYIHRAFDENWVAPLGPNVNEFEKSLENFLGDDVQIAALSAGTAALHLALIECGVEYGDEVICQSMTFSASANPIAYQGAVPVFVDSEADTWNICPIALEEAIKDRMAKGKKPKAIVAVHLYGMPFKVDEVMAVANKYEIPVIEDAAEALGSKYKNRSCGTFGRFGVLSFNGNKIITTSGGGALVCHTEEDKNKAVFLATQARDDAPHYQHSHIGYNYRMSNICAGIGRGQVEVLEDRVQARRLMSKFYVELFKDIPGVTVFTEPNADYFSNHWLSAITIDPQSAGINREDLRLGLQNVNIESRPLWKPMHMQPIFSNSPYYGNNICEDLFEKGLCLPSGSNLTNDDRDRISDAIFNIIKNK, encoded by the coding sequence ATGTCTGACAAGATTTGGCTTTCGTCCCCTCATATGGGTGGTAATGAATTGAAATATATTCATCGGGCTTTCGATGAAAATTGGGTAGCTCCCCTAGGACCTAATGTAAATGAATTTGAAAAGAGCTTAGAAAATTTCTTAGGAGATGATGTTCAAATTGCTGCTCTTTCCGCGGGTACTGCCGCCTTGCATTTAGCTTTAATTGAATGTGGCGTTGAGTATGGGGATGAGGTAATATGTCAATCTATGACCTTTTCAGCTTCTGCTAATCCTATTGCTTATCAAGGGGCTGTTCCTGTTTTTGTAGATTCTGAAGCTGACACCTGGAATATTTGTCCCATAGCTTTAGAGGAAGCTATTAAAGATAGAATGGCTAAAGGCAAAAAACCAAAAGCTATTGTTGCAGTTCACCTGTACGGTATGCCTTTTAAAGTGGATGAAGTGATGGCAGTGGCGAATAAATATGAAATTCCTGTTATTGAAGATGCTGCTGAAGCTTTGGGTTCTAAATATAAAAATAGATCTTGTGGGACTTTTGGTCGTTTTGGTGTGTTAAGTTTTAATGGTAATAAGATTATAACTACATCAGGAGGAGGTGCTTTGGTTTGTCATACAGAAGAGGATAAAAATAAAGCGGTTTTTCTTGCTACACAAGCAAGGGATGATGCTCCTCATTATCAACACTCCCATATTGGCTATAATTACAGAATGTCTAATATATGTGCTGGAATTGGCAGGGGCCAAGTTGAGGTTTTGGAAGATAGAGTGCAGGCAAGAAGGTTGATGTCAAAATTCTATGTTGAATTATTTAAAGATATTCCGGGAGTAACCGTATTCACTGAACCAAATGCTGATTATTTTTCTAATCATTGGCTATCAGCCATTACTATAGATCCTCAAAGTGCCGGGATAAATAGGGAAGATTTACGTCTTGGTTTGCAAAATGTAAATATTGAATCTAGGCCACTGTGGAAGCCAATGCATATGCAACCTATATTTTCCAATTCTCCGTATTATGGAAATAACATTTGCGAAGATTTGTTTGAAAAAGGTTTGTGCTTACCTTCTGGTTCTAATTTAACAAATGATGATAGAGATAGAATTTCAGACGCAATTTTTAATATTATTAAAAATAAGTAA